A stretch of the Lactuca sativa cultivar Salinas chromosome 9, Lsat_Salinas_v11, whole genome shotgun sequence genome encodes the following:
- the LOC111921289 gene encoding low affinity sulfate transporter 3, with protein MASSSVPTSVSSSTDHVFSVEGHDQLQLQLSSEDRQRITERTKWVLDSPDPPGFRQEILGSIRNAVCSKKNKKPNATHEPPLACVMAFLSSVFPILNWGREYKVSMFKNDLLSGLTLASLCIPQSIGYAALAQLKPQYGLYTSVVPPLIYSTMGTSRELAIGPVAVVSLLISAMCSKVVNPMVDPVSYNKLVFTVTFFTGAFQTLFGLFRLGFLIDFLSQAAIVGFMAGAAIVIGLQQLKGLLGISHFTTKTDVVSVLIAVVKSFHDSWYPQNFILGCSFLIFILITRFIGKRNKRLFWLPAIAPLVSVILSTLIVYLTKGDEHGIKIIKHFKGGLNPSSVNQLEFNSPHLRESVKIGLVCAIIALTEAVAVGRSFATIKGYNMDGNKEMIAMGFMNIAGSMSSCYVATGSFSRTAVNFSAGCQTAVSNIVMAITVLVSLQLLTGLLYYTPVAILASIILSALPGLINYTEAYNIWKVDKLDFLACAGAFFGVLFASVEMGLMVAVAVSFAKIILNALRPRVEELGRLPGTEIFCEVDQYPVAQAVPGVLIIRLNSGLLCFTNANPLRDRILKWVTEENGKEATKRPISGIILDMSSVTNIDYAGILALEETNKKLLSGGIKLAIASPRWQVIHKLKVAKFVDKVGRDCIFLTVCEAVDSFVGSKFNGPRNC; from the exons ATGGCTTCTTCATCAGTGCCAACTTCTGTTTCATCTTCAACCGATCATGTCTTTTCAGTCGAAGGACATGATCAGTTGCAACTGCAACTTAGTTCTGAGGATCGTCAGCGGATCACTGAACGAACCAAATGGGTTCTTGATTCGCCTGATCCTCCTGGTTTTCGCCAAGAGATTCTTGGTTCTATCAGAAATGCTGTTTGTTCAAAGAAAAACAAGAAACCCAATGCAACACATGAACCTCCATTAGCTTGTGTTATGGCGTTTTTGAGTTCTGTGTTTCCGATACTTAACTGGGGTAGGGAATACAAGGTTTCCATGTTCAAGAACGATTTgctttcagggttaaccctcgctAGTCTATGCATACCCCAG AGTATTGGTTATGCTGCTTTAGCACAACTTAAGCCTCAATATGGTCTAT ACACTAGTGTTGTACCTCCGTTGATATATTCAACCATGGGGACTTCACGGGAGTTAGCCATAGGTCCGGTGGCTGTGGTGTCGCTGCTGATATCGGCCATGTGCTCTAAAGTTGTAAATCCGATGGTTGATCCTGTCTCCTACAATAAGCTCGTGTTCACTGTCACCTTCTTCACTGGTGCATTTCAAACTCTTTTCGGATTGTTCAG GCTGGGTTTTCTTATCGACTTTCTGTCGCAAGCGGCTATAGTAGGGTTCATGGCGGGAGCAGCCATTGTTATCGGTCTCCAACAGCTCAAAGGTTTGCTTGGGATAAGTCATTTCACCACAAAAACTGATGTTGTTTCTGTGCTGATTGCCGTTGTTAAATCATTCCACGATTCA TGGTACCCTCAGAACTTTATCCTTGGATGTTCATTCCTCATCTTCATCTTAATCACGAGATTTATT GGAAAAAGAAACAAACGGTTATTCTGGTTACCTGCAATTGCTCCATTGGTATCAGTCATTCTCTCCACCTTGATTGTCTACTTAACAAAAGGAGATGAACATggaattaaaataatcaaacatttCAAAGGAGGATTGAATCCAAGTTCAGTTAATCAGTTGGAGTTCAACAGTCCACACCTCAGAGAATCAGTCAAAATTGGGCTAGTTTGTGCTATCATTGCTCTAACA gaAGCTGTTGCAGTTGGCCGATCTTTTGCTACAATCAAAGGGTATAATATGGATGGGAATAAAGAAATGATAGCCATGGGTTTCATGAACATTGCTGGATCTATGTCTTCTTGTTATGTTGCTACAG GTTCATTTTCAAGAACTGCTGTCAACTTTAGTGCTGGATGTCAAACAGCAGTATCAAATATAGTAATGGCTATCACAGTGCTTGTATCGCTACAGCTTTTAACAGGGCTACTTTATTATACTCCAGTCGCTATACTGGCTTCGATAATCTTATCTGCACTTCCTGGATTGATTAACTATACCGAAGCTTACAATATATGGAAAGTCGATAAGTTAGACTTCTTGGCTTGTGCTGGAGCTTTCTTCGGTGTGTTATTTGCTTCGGTGGAGATGGGTCTAATGGTTGCG GTTGCTGTTTCTTTTGCTAAGATAATCCTTAACGCTCTACGACCTCGTGTGGAAGAACTAGGAAGACTTCCAGGAACAGAAATCTTCTGCGAAGTTGATCAATATCCTGTCGCTCAAGCAGTTCCTGGCGTTCTAATCATTCGGCTCAATTCTGGCTTGCTTTGCTTTACAAATGCAAATCCTCTCAGAGATAG GATATTGAAATGGGTAACCGAAGAGAATGGAAAAGAAGCTACAAAAAGACCTATTAGTGGAATAATTCTAGACATGTCTA GTGTGACAAACATTGATTATGCTGGGATTCTAGCCTTGGAGGAAACAAACAAGAAGTTGCTTTCAGGAGGCATCAAA CTAGCTATCGCGAGCCCCAGATGGCAAGTAATTCACAAACTCAAAGTAGCAAAGTTCGTAGATAAAGTCGGAAGAGACTGCATCTTTCTCACTGTTTGTGAAGCCGTTGATTCCTTTGTTGGTTCCAAATTCAACGGTCCTCGCAATTGTTGA